From Erwinia sp. HDF1-3R, one genomic window encodes:
- the mdtC gene encoding multidrug efflux RND transporter permease subunit MdtC: MRFFALFIHRPVATILLTLAITLAGILGFRLLPVAPLPQVDIPVIMISASLPGASPETMASSVATPLERALGRIAGVSEMTSTSSLGMTRIIMVFDFDRDINGAARDVQGAINAAQSLLPSGMPDRPRWRKINPSDAPIMIMTLTSDSWSQGKLYDYASTQLAQKLSQIEGVGDVTIGGSSLPAVRVDLNPQALFNQGVSLDAVRTAIANANQRRPQGAVEDADRRWQLKTNDALQTAADYRPLVIHYNNGAAVQLKDVANVTDSVQDVRNAGMANARPAILVLIRKLPDANIIATVDRIRAEVPELRNLIPASVELNIAQDRSPTIRASLAEVEHSLVISVGLVILVVFLFLRSGRATLIPAVAVPVSLIGTFAAMYLCGFSLNNLSLMALTIATGFVVDDAIVVLENISRHVEAGMKPLQAALQGVREVGFTVLAMSLSLIAVFLPLLMLGGLIGRFFKEFAVTLSVSIAISLVISLTLTPMMCARLLRTRTADPQPRKTGIGSLLLRLQQGYGRSLSVVLNHARWTLLVFLATIGLTVYLYATIPKTFMPEQDTGRLLGFIQADQSISFQAMRGKLADFMTIVHADPAVESVMGFTGAAGTNSGAMFISLKPLSERTESAQAVIARLRVKLAKEPGASLYLMAVQDLRAGGRESNAGYQYTLLSDNLDDLRQWEPKIRQAFSSLPQLADVNSDQQDNGAEMALTYDRETMARLGIDVSMANDLLNNAFGQRQISTIYQPLNQYKVVMEVDPRYTQDIGSLDLMYVVNSSGKAIPLSYFAHWLPANAPLSVNHEGLSAASTISFNLPEGVSLSQASAAIERSMTSLGVPASVRGSFAGTAKVFEQSQSSQLWLILAAIATVYIVLGILYESYVHPLTILSTLPSAGVGALLALELFGAPFSLIALIGILLLIGIVKKNAIMMVDFALEAQRSGELSAREAIFQASLLRFRPILMTTLAALFGALPLVLTSGDGAELRQPLGITVVGGLIVSQLLTLYTTPVVYLYMDKLRRKKRPGAQGAAASALSRDSGSQ, from the coding sequence ATGAGGTTTTTTGCGCTGTTTATTCACCGTCCGGTGGCGACAATTCTGCTGACCCTTGCCATTACCCTGGCGGGGATACTGGGTTTTCGGCTGCTGCCGGTCGCCCCGCTGCCGCAGGTGGATATTCCGGTGATCATGATTTCCGCCTCGCTGCCCGGCGCCTCACCGGAAACCATGGCGTCGTCGGTTGCCACGCCGCTGGAGCGGGCGCTGGGCCGCATCGCGGGGGTCAGCGAAATGACCTCCACCAGCTCGCTGGGCATGACGCGAATTATCATGGTGTTTGATTTCGACCGGGATATTAACGGTGCCGCGCGCGACGTACAGGGTGCCATCAACGCCGCGCAGAGCCTGCTCCCCTCCGGGATGCCTGATCGTCCCCGCTGGCGCAAGATCAACCCCTCCGATGCGCCGATTATGATCATGACGCTCACCTCGGACAGCTGGTCGCAGGGCAAGCTGTATGACTATGCCTCGACCCAGCTGGCGCAAAAGCTGTCGCAGATTGAGGGCGTCGGTGACGTCACGATTGGCGGCAGCTCCCTCCCCGCCGTGCGCGTGGACCTCAATCCGCAGGCGTTGTTTAATCAGGGCGTGTCGCTGGATGCGGTACGCACCGCCATCGCTAACGCCAACCAGCGCAGGCCACAGGGGGCCGTTGAGGATGCCGATCGGCGCTGGCAGCTCAAAACCAATGATGCGCTGCAAACCGCCGCTGATTACCGGCCACTGGTTATTCACTATAACAATGGCGCGGCGGTGCAGCTTAAAGACGTGGCGAACGTCACCGATTCGGTACAGGACGTGCGTAATGCCGGTATGGCCAATGCGCGACCCGCGATTCTGGTGCTGATCCGCAAGCTGCCTGACGCTAACATCATCGCCACGGTTGACCGCATCCGCGCCGAAGTGCCCGAGCTGCGCAACCTGATCCCCGCTTCCGTCGAACTGAATATCGCGCAGGATCGCTCCCCGACCATCCGCGCATCGCTGGCGGAGGTTGAGCATTCGCTGGTCATCTCCGTCGGGCTGGTGATCCTCGTGGTGTTCCTGTTCCTGCGTTCCGGCCGCGCCACGCTAATTCCCGCCGTTGCCGTACCGGTCTCCCTGATTGGCACCTTCGCGGCAATGTACCTGTGCGGCTTCAGCCTGAACAACCTGTCGCTGATGGCGCTAACCATCGCTACCGGTTTCGTGGTAGATGACGCCATTGTGGTGCTGGAAAATATTTCACGCCACGTTGAAGCGGGAATGAAGCCGCTGCAGGCGGCGCTACAGGGCGTGCGCGAGGTGGGCTTTACCGTGCTGGCGATGAGCCTGTCGCTGATCGCCGTGTTCCTGCCGCTGCTGATGCTCGGCGGGCTGATCGGCCGCTTCTTCAAAGAGTTTGCAGTTACCCTCTCGGTGTCGATTGCGATCTCGCTGGTGATATCGCTGACGCTGACGCCGATGATGTGCGCCCGCCTGCTGCGCACCCGCACGGCAGACCCACAGCCGCGCAAAACGGGCATCGGCAGCCTGCTGCTGCGTCTGCAGCAGGGTTACGGTCGCTCACTGAGCGTTGTGCTCAACCATGCGCGCTGGACGCTGCTGGTCTTCCTCGCCACCATCGGCCTGACGGTTTATCTTTACGCGACCATTCCGAAGACCTTTATGCCCGAGCAGGATACCGGGCGACTGCTGGGCTTTATTCAGGCCGACCAGAGCATTTCTTTTCAGGCAATGCGCGGCAAGCTGGCGGATTTTATGACTATCGTCCACGCCGACCCGGCGGTCGAAAGCGTGATGGGCTTCACCGGGGCCGCCGGGACCAACAGCGGGGCGATGTTTATTTCACTTAAGCCGCTCAGCGAGCGCACCGAAAGCGCCCAGGCGGTGATTGCGCGGCTGCGGGTGAAGCTGGCGAAAGAGCCGGGGGCCAGCCTCTATCTGATGGCAGTGCAGGATCTCCGGGCGGGCGGGCGCGAGTCCAATGCCGGCTATCAGTATACGCTGCTCTCCGACAACCTTGACGACCTCAGGCAGTGGGAGCCAAAAATTCGCCAGGCCTTTAGCTCGCTGCCGCAGCTGGCAGATGTGAATTCCGATCAACAGGATAACGGGGCAGAAATGGCGCTGACCTACGACCGGGAAACCATGGCGCGTCTTGGCATCGACGTTTCAATGGCCAACGATTTGCTGAACAACGCGTTCGGCCAGCGGCAGATTTCCACCATTTACCAGCCCCTGAATCAGTACAAGGTGGTAATGGAGGTGGATCCGCGCTACACCCAGGATATCGGCTCGCTGGATTTAATGTACGTGGTGAACAGCAGCGGAAAGGCTATCCCTCTCTCTTACTTTGCCCACTGGCTACCGGCCAATGCCCCGCTGTCGGTCAACCATGAGGGGCTGTCTGCCGCCTCGACCATTTCATTTAACCTGCCCGAGGGCGTCTCCCTTTCTCAGGCCTCTGCCGCCATCGAGCGCAGTATGACCTCGCTGGGCGTCCCGGCCAGCGTTCGCGGCAGCTTTGCCGGAACGGCGAAGGTCTTTGAGCAGTCGCAGAGCAGCCAGCTGTGGCTGATCCTGGCGGCCATCGCCACGGTCTATATTGTGCTGGGCATCCTCTATGAGAGCTACGTTCATCCGCTGACCATTCTTTCCACCCTCCCCTCAGCGGGCGTGGGGGCGCTGCTGGCGCTGGAGCTGTTTGGTGCGCCGTTCAGCCTGATTGCGCTAATTGGCATCCTGCTGCTGATTGGGATTGTGAAGAAGAATGCCATTATGATGGTGGACTTCGCCCTGGAGGCCCAGCGCAGCGGCGAGCTTAGCGCCCGTGAGGCGATATTCCAGGCCAGCCTGCTGCGCTTCCGGCCCATTCTGATGACCACCCTTGCCGCGCTGTTTGGCGCCCTGCCGCTGGTACTCACGTCCGGTGACGGCGCGGAGCTGCGCCAGCCGCTGGGCATTACCGTGGTGGGGGGGCTGATAGTAAGCCAGCTATTGACGCTTTACACCACGCCGGTGGTCTATCTCTATATGGATAAGCTGCGCCGCAAGAAGCGTCCGGGCGCACAGGGGGCTGCCGCCTCTGCCCTCAGCCGTGATTCAGGAAGCCAGTAG
- a CDS encoding aldo/keto reductase — protein MSQIEHRSLGRTGIQVPTLTFGGNVFGWTIDQKTSFSLLDALVEKGLYFIDTADVYSRWAPSNQGGESETIIGNWLKQSGKRDKIVLATKVGMDLGDGKTGLAPARIRQAIEDSLRRLQTDTIDLYQAHRDDSDTPLQETLATFDALIKEGKVRAVGASNYSAERLAEALKVSEAQGLARYETLQPEYNLYDRKEYESGLEKVASENGLGVINYYSLASGFLSGKYRRPEDASKSPRGDGVVQKYLNPRGLSILKALDRVAESNNATPTQVALAWQIARPSITAPIVSVTSLAQLDELTKAAALKLSDADLRALSDASAGQA, from the coding sequence ATGAGTCAGATAGAGCACCGTTCATTAGGCCGCACCGGCATTCAGGTTCCCACGCTCACCTTCGGCGGCAACGTCTTCGGCTGGACAATCGACCAGAAAACCTCCTTCTCACTGCTGGATGCGCTGGTTGAGAAAGGGCTGTATTTCATCGATACCGCTGATGTGTATTCGCGCTGGGCACCCAGCAACCAGGGCGGCGAGTCGGAGACCATTATCGGCAACTGGCTGAAGCAGAGCGGCAAGCGCGATAAAATCGTGCTGGCTACCAAGGTGGGTATGGATCTGGGTGACGGAAAAACCGGGCTGGCACCGGCCCGCATCCGCCAGGCGATTGAAGACTCCCTGCGACGTTTGCAAACCGACACTATCGATCTGTATCAGGCCCACCGCGACGACAGCGACACGCCGCTGCAGGAGACGCTGGCGACCTTTGACGCGCTGATTAAAGAGGGCAAAGTGCGTGCAGTAGGGGCTTCTAACTATTCGGCAGAGCGGCTGGCGGAAGCGTTAAAGGTCAGCGAAGCGCAGGGGCTGGCGCGTTATGAAACGCTCCAGCCGGAATATAACCTTTACGATCGCAAAGAGTATGAAAGCGGGCTGGAAAAGGTCGCCAGCGAGAACGGGCTGGGCGTGATTAACTATTATTCCCTGGCGAGTGGCTTTCTGAGCGGTAAATACCGCCGGCCGGAAGATGCCAGTAAGAGCCCGCGCGGCGACGGCGTGGTGCAGAAATACCTCAACCCACGCGGGCTGAGCATCCTGAAGGCGCTCGACAGGGTGGCTGAAAGCAATAACGCCACGCCAACGCAGGTCGCGCTGGCATGGCAGATTGCCCGACCCAGTATTACGGCACCGATTGTTAGCGTGACCTCGCTGGCCCAGCTTGACGAGCTAACGAAAGCCGCCGCGCTTAAGCTGAGCGACGCGGATCTGCGTGCGCTCTCCGACGCCAGTGCCGGTCAGGCTTAA
- a CDS encoding MdtB/MuxB family multidrug efflux RND transporter permease subunit, which translates to MQVMSPNPGGGPSRPFILRPVATTLLMVAILLAGILGYRALPVSALPEVDYPTIQVVTLYPGASPDVVTSAITAPLERQFGQMSGLKQMSSQSAGGASVVTLQFQLTLPLDVAEQEVQAAINAATNLLPNDLPNPPVYSKVNPADPPIMTLAVTSTSMAMTQVEDMVETRVAQKISQVSGVGLVTLAGGQRPAVRVKLNAQALAALGLDSETIRTAITNANVNSAKGSLDGPERAITLSANDQMKSAEDYRQLVVAYQKGAPVRLGDVASVVQGAENRWLGAWANRQPAIVLNIQRQPGANIITTADSIRQMLPALTASLPKSVEVRVLTDRTTNIRASVHDVEFELMLSIALVVMIIYLFLRNVPATLIPAVAVPLSLIGTFAVIWFLGFSINNLTLMALTIATGFVVDDAIVVIENISRYLEKGEKPLDAALKGAGEIGFTIISLTFSLIAVLIPLLFMGDIVGRLFREFAVTLAISILISAVVSLTLTPMMCARMLSAESLRKQNRFSRASEGMFDRVIAAYGRLLRRVLHHPWLTLTVALSTLAITVLLWIAIPKGFFPLQDNGIIQGTLQGPQSVSWSNMAQRQQQVASIIMKDPAVQSLTSFVGVDGTNPALNSGRLQITLKPLSERDDRIQAVIARLQRDIAGLPGVTLYLQPVQDLTIDTQLSRTQYQFSLQTGSLEALSLWVPKLVETLSALPQLKDVSSDWQDQGLEAYIRVDRDSASRLGITMADVDNAFYNAFGQRLISTIYTQSSQYRVVLEHNTTETPGLAGLDGIRLKNASGGTVPLSAIARVEQRHGALSINHLDQFPSTTFSFNVSDGYSLEEAVNAISQAERNLAMPSDIITHFQGSTLAFQAALSGTVWLIVAAIVTMYIVLGVLYESFIHPITILSTLPTAGVGALLALMISGSELDVIAIIGIILLIGIVKKNAIMMIDFALAAEREQGMPPGEAIYQACLLRFRPILMTTLAALLAALPLMLSTGVGAELRRPLGIAMVGGLIVSQVLTLFTTPVIYLLFDRLAHALRRRFRREAAE; encoded by the coding sequence ATGCAGGTGATGTCCCCTAATCCGGGCGGCGGCCCGTCGCGCCCGTTCATATTACGCCCCGTCGCCACCACCCTGCTGATGGTGGCTATCCTGCTGGCTGGCATCCTTGGCTATCGCGCCCTGCCCGTTTCAGCCCTGCCGGAGGTCGATTATCCGACCATTCAGGTGGTCACGCTCTACCCCGGTGCCAGCCCGGACGTGGTGACCTCGGCGATCACCGCCCCGCTGGAGCGCCAGTTCGGCCAGATGTCGGGCTTAAAACAGATGTCTTCCCAGAGCGCCGGGGGGGCATCGGTAGTAACGCTTCAGTTCCAGCTTACCCTGCCGCTGGACGTGGCCGAGCAGGAGGTGCAGGCGGCGATCAATGCCGCCACCAATCTGCTGCCGAATGACCTGCCTAATCCACCGGTTTACAGCAAAGTTAACCCGGCCGATCCGCCGATTATGACCCTTGCGGTCACCTCCACCAGCATGGCGATGACCCAGGTTGAAGATATGGTGGAAACCCGCGTGGCGCAAAAGATCTCTCAGGTCTCCGGCGTCGGGCTGGTCACCCTGGCGGGCGGGCAGCGTCCCGCCGTGCGCGTAAAGCTGAATGCTCAGGCCCTGGCGGCGCTGGGGCTGGACAGTGAAACCATCCGCACCGCCATCACCAATGCCAACGTTAACTCGGCTAAGGGGAGCCTGGACGGCCCGGAGCGCGCAATAACCCTTTCCGCCAACGATCAGATGAAATCTGCCGAGGATTATCGCCAGCTGGTCGTCGCTTACCAGAAGGGCGCACCGGTTCGCCTTGGCGACGTCGCCAGCGTCGTGCAGGGTGCCGAAAACCGCTGGCTCGGTGCCTGGGCCAACCGGCAGCCCGCCATTGTGCTGAATATTCAGCGCCAGCCTGGGGCAAACATTATCACCACCGCCGACAGCATCCGTCAGATGCTCCCCGCGCTCACCGCCTCGCTGCCAAAATCGGTGGAGGTCAGGGTTCTCACCGACCGCACCACCAATATCCGCGCCTCGGTTCACGACGTGGAGTTTGAGCTGATGCTCTCCATCGCGCTGGTGGTGATGATCATCTACCTGTTTCTGCGCAACGTCCCGGCCACGCTGATCCCCGCCGTGGCGGTGCCGCTGTCGCTCATCGGCACCTTCGCGGTGATCTGGTTCCTCGGCTTTTCGATCAATAACCTGACGCTGATGGCGCTCACGATCGCCACCGGCTTCGTGGTGGACGACGCCATCGTGGTGATTGAAAACATCTCCCGCTATCTCGAAAAGGGTGAAAAGCCGCTGGACGCGGCGCTCAAAGGGGCCGGAGAGATCGGTTTTACTATTATTTCGCTGACCTTTTCGCTGATTGCGGTGCTGATCCCACTGCTGTTTATGGGGGATATCGTCGGCAGGCTGTTCCGCGAATTCGCCGTCACCCTGGCGATCTCGATTCTTATCTCGGCGGTGGTCTCGCTGACCCTGACCCCGATGATGTGCGCGCGCATGCTCAGCGCAGAATCACTGCGAAAACAGAACCGCTTCTCGCGCGCCAGCGAGGGGATGTTTGATCGGGTGATTGCCGCGTATGGCCGCTTACTCCGCCGGGTCCTGCATCACCCCTGGCTGACGCTCACCGTGGCGCTGAGCACGCTGGCCATCACCGTCCTGCTGTGGATCGCCATTCCTAAAGGATTTTTCCCGCTCCAGGATAACGGCATTATTCAGGGGACACTCCAGGGGCCACAGTCGGTTTCCTGGAGCAATATGGCCCAGCGGCAGCAGCAGGTTGCCTCAATCATCATGAAGGATCCGGCGGTACAGAGCCTGACCTCCTTTGTGGGCGTTGATGGAACCAATCCCGCGCTTAACAGCGGTCGACTGCAAATAACGCTTAAACCGCTCAGCGAGCGCGACGATCGTATTCAGGCGGTCATTGCGCGTTTGCAGCGCGATATTGCCGGGTTGCCAGGCGTGACTCTTTATTTACAGCCGGTACAGGACCTGACCATAGATACCCAGCTCAGCCGGACCCAATATCAGTTCAGCCTGCAAACGGGATCGCTGGAGGCATTAAGCCTGTGGGTACCGAAGCTGGTGGAAACGCTCTCCGCCCTGCCGCAGCTTAAAGACGTCAGCAGCGACTGGCAGGACCAGGGGCTGGAAGCCTATATCCGGGTGGATCGCGACAGCGCCAGCCGCCTCGGCATTACCATGGCCGACGTGGATAATGCGTTCTATAACGCGTTCGGCCAGCGGCTGATTTCCACCATCTATACTCAGTCCAGCCAGTACCGGGTGGTGCTGGAGCACAACACCACCGAAACGCCCGGTCTGGCAGGCCTGGACGGCATCCGTCTAAAGAATGCGTCGGGTGGTACCGTGCCGCTCAGCGCCATCGCGCGCGTTGAGCAGCGCCACGGGGCCTTAAGCATCAACCATCTGGATCAGTTCCCCTCCACCACCTTCTCCTTTAACGTCAGCGACGGTTACTCGCTGGAAGAGGCGGTGAACGCCATCAGTCAGGCGGAACGAAATCTGGCGATGCCGTCCGATATCATCACTCACTTCCAGGGCAGTACCCTGGCCTTCCAGGCCGCCCTGTCGGGTACCGTCTGGCTGATCGTGGCCGCTATTGTGACGATGTATATCGTGCTGGGCGTGCTGTATGAAAGCTTTATTCACCCGATCACCATCCTCTCCACGCTGCCGACGGCGGGGGTCGGTGCGCTGCTGGCGCTGATGATCAGCGGCAGCGAGCTGGACGTTATCGCCATCATTGGCATTATTCTGCTGATCGGCATCGTAAAGAAAAACGCCATTATGATGATCGACTTCGCGCTGGCGGCGGAGCGTGAGCAGGGTATGCCCCCGGGTGAGGCCATTTATCAGGCCTGCCTGCTGCGCTTTCGACCGATTCTGATGACCACGCTGGCCGCGCTGCTGGCCGCGCTGCCGCTGATGCTTAGCACCGGCGTGGGGGCCGAACTGCGCCGCCCGCTGGGCATTGCCATGGTGGGAGGACTGATCGTCAGCCAGGTGCTGACCCTGTTTACCACGCCGGTTATCTATCTGCTGTTTGACCGTCTGGCGCACGCCCTGCGTCGCCGCTTCCGGCGGGAGGCGGCAGAATGA
- a CDS encoding MdtA/MuxA family multidrug efflux RND transporter periplasmic adaptor subunit, with translation MKTKRPSRRILLILIVAACAVSGYIWWHSQQAASPPNAKHARQAGAGGKGEGGHRGGSGAPTPVQAAEAVRQSVPQYLAGLGTVTATNTVTLRSRVDGTLMALHFTEGQQVEAGQLLAEIDPRPYQIALMQAQGQLAKDQATLANARRDLARYESLVKTNLVSRQEMDAQRALVSETQGTLKVDEASVASAQLNLTYSRVVAPISGRVGLKQVDVGNMIASSDTTGIVVITQTHPIDVVFSLPENDIATLLTAQKSGLPVPVEAWDRTNSRLLTQGSLLSMDNQIDATTGTVKLKARFSNSDDRLFPNQFVNARLKVNTLEDAIVIPTAALQLGNEGNFVWVVNAESKVSKKQVSVGMQDSHSVVVKAGLDAGERVVTDGIDRLKEGAQVEVIAPQSTSGTPTNSVLPAAGAGV, from the coding sequence ATGAAGACCAAACGACCTTCCCGCAGGATCCTGCTTATTCTGATCGTCGCGGCCTGTGCAGTGAGTGGCTACATCTGGTGGCACAGTCAGCAGGCAGCCTCGCCGCCGAACGCAAAACATGCCAGGCAGGCGGGAGCCGGTGGGAAAGGCGAAGGTGGCCATCGCGGCGGCAGCGGCGCGCCCACGCCGGTGCAGGCGGCAGAAGCCGTCAGACAAAGTGTGCCGCAGTATCTGGCCGGCCTGGGCACCGTTACCGCGACCAATACGGTCACCCTGCGCAGCCGAGTGGATGGCACGCTGATGGCGCTGCACTTCACTGAAGGGCAGCAGGTGGAGGCCGGACAGCTGCTGGCGGAGATCGACCCGCGACCTTATCAAATTGCGCTGATGCAGGCGCAGGGGCAGCTGGCAAAGGACCAGGCGACGCTGGCTAACGCCCGCCGCGATCTGGCGCGCTATGAATCCCTGGTCAAAACCAACCTGGTATCACGTCAGGAGATGGACGCGCAGCGTGCGCTGGTCAGTGAGACCCAGGGCACGCTAAAGGTAGATGAAGCCAGTGTCGCCAGCGCCCAGCTTAATCTCACCTACAGCCGCGTGGTGGCCCCCATTTCGGGCCGCGTTGGCCTGAAACAGGTGGATGTGGGCAATATGATCGCCAGCAGTGATACCACCGGGATTGTGGTGATTACCCAGACTCACCCCATCGACGTGGTATTTAGCCTGCCCGAAAACGACATCGCTACCCTGCTAACCGCGCAGAAAAGCGGCCTGCCCGTTCCGGTTGAAGCCTGGGATCGCACGAACAGCAGGCTGCTGACCCAGGGCAGCCTGCTGAGTATGGATAATCAGATCGATGCCACCACCGGCACGGTGAAGCTGAAAGCGCGCTTTAGCAACAGCGATGACAGGCTGTTCCCCAATCAGTTTGTTAACGCCAGGCTGAAGGTCAATACGCTGGAGGATGCCATCGTTATCCCGACCGCTGCGCTACAGCTGGGCAACGAGGGCAATTTCGTCTGGGTGGTAAACGCTGAGAGTAAGGTCAGTAAAAAGCAGGTTTCCGTCGGGATGCAGGACAGTCACAGCGTGGTGGTGAAGGCCGGGCTGGATGCCGGAGAGCGGGTGGTCACCGACGGCATTGACCGTCTGAAAGAGGGCGCACAGGTTGAGGTCATTGCACCGCAGTCTACCTCCGGCACCCCGACCAACAGCGTGCTGCCCGCAGCGGGAGCAGGTGTCTGA
- the yegD gene encoding molecular chaperone, which produces MFIGFDYGTANCSVAIMNEGAPELLPLEQGSTLLPSMLCAPTREAVSEWLFRHHQVPTPDAENQAILRRAVALNREEDIDVTPGSVQFGLASLAQYMEDPEDVWFVKSPKSFLGANGLKPQQVAFFEDLVCATMLHIRQKAEQQLNGSVSQAVIGRPINFQGLGGDEANRQAQGILARAASRAGFKDVEFQYEPVAAGLDFEATLTAETRVLVVDIGGGTTDCSMLLMGPEWHDKADRSSSLLGHSGCRVGGNDLDIMLAFKELMPLLGLGGSTVKGINLPALPWWNAVAINDVPAQSDFYATASRRQLQDLIRDAAEPEKVKRLLKVWQQRLGYRLVRAAEESKIALSDRQQVGAPLSFIEASLETLISVDALQAAISQPVERIKEQVKLALAASGTRPDVVFLTGGSARSPVLRQALSELLPDIPLTSGDDFGSVTAGLARWAQVMFR; this is translated from the coding sequence ATGTTTATCGGCTTTGATTACGGTACGGCAAACTGCTCGGTAGCCATCATGAACGAGGGCGCACCCGAACTGCTGCCTCTGGAGCAGGGCTCGACCTTACTGCCCTCGATGCTGTGTGCACCGACCAGAGAGGCCGTCAGTGAGTGGCTTTTTCGTCACCATCAGGTGCCCACGCCGGACGCGGAGAATCAGGCGATCCTGCGTCGCGCGGTGGCTTTAAATCGTGAAGAAGATATCGACGTCACCCCCGGCAGCGTGCAGTTCGGCCTCGCCTCGCTGGCGCAGTATATGGAAGACCCCGAGGACGTCTGGTTTGTTAAATCCCCTAAGTCGTTCCTCGGCGCAAACGGACTTAAACCCCAGCAGGTCGCCTTTTTTGAAGATCTGGTGTGCGCCACGATGCTGCATATTCGCCAGAAGGCTGAACAACAGCTTAACGGCAGCGTCAGCCAGGCGGTGATTGGCCGCCCGATCAACTTCCAGGGGTTAGGCGGCGATGAGGCCAACCGTCAGGCGCAGGGAATTCTGGCGCGAGCAGCCTCCCGCGCAGGCTTTAAGGACGTTGAGTTCCAGTATGAGCCCGTAGCGGCCGGGCTGGACTTTGAAGCGACCCTCACAGCCGAAACGCGCGTGCTGGTAGTGGATATTGGCGGCGGAACCACCGACTGCTCGATGCTGCTGATGGGGCCCGAGTGGCATGACAAGGCGGATCGTAGCAGTAGCCTGCTGGGCCACAGCGGCTGCCGCGTCGGCGGAAACGACCTGGATATCATGCTGGCATTCAAAGAGCTGATGCCGCTGCTGGGATTAGGTGGCTCGACCGTTAAAGGCATTAACCTGCCCGCCCTGCCCTGGTGGAATGCGGTGGCAATCAATGATGTCCCGGCGCAAAGCGACTTCTACGCCACCGCCAGCCGCAGGCAGCTCCAGGATTTGATCCGCGATGCCGCCGAGCCCGAAAAGGTGAAACGGTTATTAAAAGTCTGGCAGCAGCGGCTGGGCTATCGGCTGGTTCGCGCGGCGGAAGAGAGCAAAATCGCCCTGTCGGATCGCCAGCAGGTTGGCGCACCGCTGAGCTTTATTGAGGCATCCCTGGAGACGCTTATCAGCGTGGATGCGCTTCAGGCGGCCATTTCTCAGCCGGTTGAGCGCATAAAGGAGCAGGTGAAACTGGCGTTAGCCGCCAGCGGCACCCGCCCGGATGTGGTGTTCCTCACCGGCGGCAGCGCACGCTCGCCGGTGCTACGCCAGGCGCTAAGCGAACTGCTGCCTGACATCCCGCTGACCAGCGGCGATGACTTCGGCTCGGTCACCGCCGGACTGGCGCGCTGGGCGCAGGTGATGTTCCGCTAA